A portion of the Halogeometricum sp. S1BR25-6 genome contains these proteins:
- a CDS encoding DUF7344 domain-containing protein — MHTGGAGTVGTTRRGDEDSLDQSDIHDVLRNDRRRHVIERLQSSDGAESVADLAEFIGAVEAGESPPPRNVRQSVYVSLHQTHLPKLDELGIVTYDSDAKTVALADAADEVTVYMEVVPKYGISWAEYYLGLGLLGLLSILGSGIGVPTLTSAGPALLGGAFFLMLVVSAAYQLVDQRSSVFHRLGTDDDPEFEMPAAADED, encoded by the coding sequence ATGCACACGGGAGGGGCCGGGACGGTGGGAACAACCCGGCGCGGAGACGAAGACAGCCTCGACCAGTCGGATATCCACGACGTACTGCGCAACGACAGGCGACGTCACGTTATCGAGCGACTGCAGTCGAGCGACGGGGCGGAGAGCGTCGCGGACCTCGCCGAGTTCATCGGCGCCGTCGAGGCGGGGGAGTCGCCCCCGCCGCGCAACGTCAGACAGAGCGTCTACGTGTCGCTCCATCAGACGCACCTGCCGAAACTGGACGAGTTGGGTATCGTGACGTACGACAGCGACGCGAAAACCGTCGCGCTGGCAGACGCGGCCGACGAGGTGACGGTGTACATGGAAGTCGTCCCGAAGTACGGTATCTCCTGGGCGGAGTACTACCTCGGCCTCGGCCTCCTCGGACTGCTCTCGATACTCGGGTCCGGCATCGGCGTGCCGACGCTCACGTCGGCCGGGCCGGCGCTCCTGGGCGGCGCGTTCTTCCTCATGTTGGTCGTCTCCGCGGCGTACCAACTGGTGGACCAGCGGAGTTCGGTGTTCCACCGACTCGGGACGGACGACGACCCCGAGTTCGAGATGCCGGCGGCGGCCGACGAGGACTAA
- a CDS encoding DASH family cryptochrome gives MTETALVWFRRDLRVRDNATLAAAADADRLIPVYCFDPREYGLRAYGGERSFRFRKTGSHRARFRRESVADLRASLSARESGLVVRCGRPETVLPDLAAAVDADRVFAQTLPAPEEVAVGNRATAALRDRGLAVHRFWTHTLYHVADLPTPFTAVDDTYTPFRKTVEAEASVREPVAVPDLPPLPASVESGRVPAGEVPSPADVDGELADPTPDDRTVHPFPGGEEAGRDRLERYLWRGDHLREYKETRNGMVGADYSSKLSPWLNEGCLSPRTVEREVRRYEDERVANESTYWLLFELLWRDFFQFQVRKHGGQFFRREGIRARTDLEWRGDGERLRRWKAGEMGVPFVDASVRELVETGYVSNRGRQNVASFLANDLGVDWRRGAAFFETHLVDYDPCSNYGNWAYVAGVGNDSRDRSFDVLGQARTYDPDAEYAKTWLPELDSLPPERAHEPWTMSEAEQESYGVRLGVNYPEPVVRPDG, from the coding sequence ATGACCGAGACGGCCCTCGTCTGGTTTCGGCGCGACCTCCGGGTTCGCGACAACGCGACGCTGGCGGCCGCGGCCGACGCTGACCGCCTGATTCCGGTGTACTGTTTCGACCCCCGCGAGTACGGTCTCCGGGCGTACGGCGGCGAGCGCTCCTTTCGGTTCCGCAAGACGGGGAGCCACCGCGCCCGTTTCCGTCGGGAGTCCGTCGCGGACCTGCGCGCGTCGCTCTCGGCGCGCGAGTCCGGCCTCGTCGTGCGATGCGGTCGCCCGGAGACGGTGCTTCCGGACCTCGCCGCGGCGGTCGACGCCGACCGCGTGTTCGCGCAGACGCTCCCCGCGCCGGAGGAGGTAGCCGTCGGGAATCGCGCGACCGCGGCCCTGCGCGATCGGGGTCTCGCGGTCCACCGCTTCTGGACGCACACGCTCTATCACGTCGCCGACCTCCCGACGCCGTTCACCGCCGTCGACGACACGTACACGCCGTTCCGGAAGACCGTCGAGGCGGAGGCGTCCGTCCGCGAGCCGGTCGCCGTCCCGGACCTGCCGCCGCTTCCGGCGTCGGTCGAGAGCGGTCGCGTCCCCGCCGGGGAGGTTCCGTCGCCCGCCGACGTGGACGGGGAACTCGCGGACCCGACGCCCGACGACCGGACGGTTCATCCGTTCCCCGGCGGGGAAGAGGCCGGCCGCGACCGACTGGAGCGCTACCTCTGGCGGGGGGACCACCTCCGCGAGTACAAGGAGACGCGCAACGGGATGGTCGGCGCCGACTACTCCTCGAAGCTCTCGCCGTGGTTGAACGAGGGCTGTCTCTCCCCGCGCACGGTCGAACGCGAGGTCCGCCGCTACGAGGACGAACGCGTCGCCAACGAGTCGACGTACTGGCTTCTCTTCGAACTCCTGTGGCGCGACTTCTTCCAGTTTCAGGTTAGAAAGCACGGCGGGCAGTTCTTCCGGCGCGAGGGGATTCGCGCGCGGACCGATTTGGAGTGGCGCGGCGACGGCGAGCGGTTGCGACGCTGGAAGGCGGGGGAGATGGGCGTCCCCTTCGTCGACGCCAGCGTGCGCGAACTGGTGGAGACGGGGTACGTGTCGAATCGGGGGCGGCAGAACGTCGCGTCCTTTCTCGCGAACGACCTCGGCGTGGACTGGCGGCGCGGGGCGGCGTTCTTCGAGACGCACCTCGTCGACTACGACCCCTGTTCGAACTACGGCAACTGGGCGTACGTCGCGGGCGTCGGGAACGACTCGCGCGACCGGTCGTTCGACGTGCTCGGACAGGCGCGGACGTACGACCCCGACGCCGAGTATGCGAAGACGTGGCTGCCGGAACTCGACTCGCTCCCGCCCGAACGCGCGCACGAACCGTGGACGATGAGCGAGGCCGAACAGGAGTCGTACGGCGTCCGACTCGGCGTCAACTACCCCGAACCGGTCGTTCGACCGGACGGGTAG
- a CDS encoding PrkA family serine protein kinase translates to MTPTRDYIRRADERLRGTYEEPMSLAEYVDAAFESPAIASHASKYLLSAIEAAGTRTVIEEGEEKERYRFFDDPANDGEHAVLGNTEVLNRFVDDLRTIAAERGKSEKIIWFDGPTATGKSELKRCLINGLREYSKTEAGRRYTVEWNVSTAADSRGLSYGGEMDGPEEEDDWYESPVQSHPLSVFPAEVRRDLLDDLNDAATDHIPASLDEELDPFCREAYDYLEEKYRRDGKRELFSAVSDPKHLRVKNYVVDVGRGIGVLHSEDEGTPKERLVGSWMPSMLRELDSRGRKNPQAFSYDGVLSQGNGLLTIVEDATQHADLLQKLLNVPDESHVKLDKGIGMDIDTQLLIISNPDLDVELDKYSDRNGRDPLKALKRRLDKHEFRYLTNVSLETELIRRELTNETDVWDVEDRSDLETRIREGLFVDVRSGPGEITRRELAPHAVEAAALYSVVSRLDGDDVPDGYSLVDKAILFDRGHLQDGDTREDIDEFDFDAEDEGTHGIPVTFTRDVIADLLHEDRDRHHPELDVGTVIMPDDLLEAMAEGLHEAPVFSRAERTEYEGRVAVVKDRVFDQQEEDVLAAILADKHVEQETVEEYVEHVYAWDADDQIETDRGPVEPDALLMKLFEVEHLGRFAESDYAGNDPSETVERFRREKVITALNRFAWENRDEGFTVADVDLSEIPVIRTVLETHEWDDVRRLFEDFDPAQWDDPPTNTETARVKERTIAEMVENGYTPASAELTSRAVMNEVRHRWD, encoded by the coding sequence ATGACGCCAACGAGAGACTACATCCGTCGGGCGGACGAGCGCCTCCGGGGCACCTACGAGGAGCCGATGAGCCTCGCGGAGTACGTCGACGCCGCGTTCGAGTCTCCGGCCATCGCCTCGCACGCCTCGAAGTACCTCCTCTCGGCCATCGAGGCCGCCGGCACCCGTACCGTGATAGAGGAGGGCGAGGAGAAGGAGCGCTACCGCTTCTTCGACGACCCGGCCAACGACGGCGAGCACGCCGTCCTCGGCAACACCGAGGTGCTGAACCGCTTCGTCGACGACCTGCGGACCATCGCCGCCGAACGCGGCAAGAGCGAGAAGATAATCTGGTTCGACGGGCCGACGGCGACGGGCAAATCCGAGTTGAAACGCTGTCTCATCAACGGCCTGCGGGAGTACTCGAAGACCGAGGCGGGGCGGCGCTACACCGTCGAGTGGAACGTCAGCACCGCCGCCGACAGCAGGGGGCTCTCCTACGGCGGCGAGATGGACGGCCCCGAGGAGGAGGACGACTGGTACGAGAGTCCGGTGCAGTCGCACCCGCTGTCGGTGTTCCCGGCGGAGGTGCGACGGGACCTCTTGGACGACCTGAACGACGCCGCGACCGACCACATCCCGGCCTCGTTGGACGAGGAACTCGACCCGTTCTGCCGGGAGGCGTACGACTACTTGGAGGAGAAGTACCGCCGCGACGGCAAGCGAGAGCTGTTCAGCGCCGTCAGCGACCCGAAGCACCTCCGCGTGAAGAACTACGTCGTCGACGTGGGGCGCGGCATCGGCGTCCTCCACTCCGAGGACGAGGGGACGCCCAAGGAGCGACTCGTCGGGTCGTGGATGCCGAGCATGCTCCGCGAACTGGACTCGCGGGGGCGGAAGAACCCGCAGGCGTTCAGCTACGACGGCGTCCTCTCGCAGGGTAACGGCCTGCTCACCATCGTCGAGGACGCGACGCAGCACGCGGACCTGCTGCAGAAGCTCCTGAACGTGCCGGACGAGAGCCACGTGAAACTGGACAAGGGCATCGGGATGGACATCGACACGCAACTGCTCATCATCTCGAACCCCGACTTGGACGTGGAACTCGACAAGTACTCCGACCGCAACGGGCGCGACCCGCTGAAGGCGCTGAAGCGCCGCCTCGACAAACACGAGTTCCGGTACCTGACGAACGTCTCCTTGGAGACCGAACTCATCCGCCGCGAACTGACCAACGAGACGGACGTGTGGGACGTCGAGGACCGAAGCGACCTCGAAACGCGCATCCGCGAGGGGCTGTTCGTGGACGTGCGCAGCGGTCCCGGCGAGATAACGCGCCGCGAACTCGCGCCGCACGCCGTCGAGGCGGCGGCGCTGTACTCGGTCGTCTCCCGACTCGACGGCGATGACGTGCCGGACGGCTACAGCCTCGTCGACAAGGCGATACTGTTCGACCGGGGTCACCTGCAGGACGGCGACACCCGCGAGGACATCGACGAGTTCGACTTCGACGCCGAGGACGAGGGCACCCACGGGATTCCCGTGACGTTCACCCGCGACGTCATCGCGGACCTCCTGCACGAGGACCGCGACAGACACCACCCCGAGTTGGACGTCGGGACGGTCATCATGCCCGACGACCTGCTGGAGGCGATGGCCGAGGGTCTCCACGAGGCGCCGGTGTTCTCGCGGGCCGAGCGAACCGAGTACGAGGGCCGCGTCGCCGTCGTGAAAGACCGTGTGTTCGACCAGCAGGAGGAGGACGTGCTCGCGGCCATCCTCGCCGACAAGCACGTCGAACAGGAGACCGTCGAGGAGTACGTCGAGCACGTGTACGCGTGGGATGCGGACGACCAGATAGAGACCGACCGCGGTCCGGTCGAACCCGACGCGCTGTTGATGAAGCTGTTCGAGGTCGAACACCTCGGGCGGTTCGCCGAGAGCGACTACGCCGGCAACGACCCCTCCGAGACGGTCGAGCGCTTCCGCCGCGAGAAGGTCATCACCGCGCTGAACCGATTCGCGTGGGAGAACAGAGACGAGGGGTTCACCGTCGCCGACGTGGACCTCTCGGAGATACCCGTCATCCGGACGGTGCTGGAAACCCACGAGTGGGACGACGTCCGCCGCCTGTTCGAGGATTTCGACCCCGCCCAGTGGGACGACCCGCCGACCAACACGGAGACAGCACGCGTGAAAGAACGAACGATAGCGGAGATGGTAGAGAACGGCTACACGCCCGCGTCCGCGGAACTCACCTCGCGGGCGGTCATGAACGAGGTGCGCCACCGATGGGACTGA
- a CDS encoding disulfide bond formation protein B, with translation MAPPTRGVLALSTLVAAVATAGSLFFSLGLGLVPCELCWYQRILMYPLVVVLGVAAAEERTDVYRTALPLSTLGILVSSYHVYIQLFPVSTGCTLGGGCSSIQYPMLGGLLTIPRLALVAFVLITVLVGALARRGDDAGAWSR, from the coding sequence ATGGCGCCTCCGACACGCGGCGTCCTCGCCCTCTCGACGCTCGTCGCCGCCGTCGCCACCGCGGGAAGCCTGTTTTTCAGTCTCGGCCTCGGCCTCGTCCCGTGCGAACTCTGCTGGTACCAGCGCATCCTGATGTATCCGCTCGTCGTCGTCCTCGGCGTCGCCGCCGCCGAGGAGCGAACCGACGTCTATCGGACGGCGCTTCCGCTGTCGACGCTCGGCATCCTCGTCTCCTCGTACCACGTCTACATCCAACTGTTCCCGGTGTCGACGGGGTGCACGCTCGGCGGCGGCTGTTCGTCCATCCAGTACCCGATGCTGGGCGGTCTGCTGACCATCCCGCGACTCGCGCTCGTCGCGTTCGTCCTCATCACCGTCCTCGTGGGCGCTCTCGCCCGCCGAGGAGACGACGCGGGCGCGTGGAGCCGTTGA
- a CDS encoding DUF7344 domain-containing protein, translated as MSVQRVFADDEAERLTKDDIYSMLSNRRRRLVLNHLRRTEEEVSVRDLSEEVAALENGIGAEEVTYKQRKRVYTSLHQTHLPKLDDVGVVVYDRDRGTISLTPLSTQLDSFLADADEAPRSTPWPAYYLGLSTLSILLVALAWTRLFPFSLLPDLGYGLLIGLGFAASAALHVYAERRAEAHETPRSLALLTDLQRRDGD; from the coding sequence GTGAGCGTACAACGCGTGTTCGCAGACGACGAAGCCGAGCGGTTGACGAAAGACGACATCTACTCGATGTTGAGTAACCGCCGACGCCGGTTGGTGCTCAACCATCTCCGCCGAACCGAGGAGGAGGTGTCGGTCCGCGACCTCTCCGAGGAGGTGGCGGCGTTAGAGAACGGTATCGGCGCGGAGGAGGTGACGTACAAACAGCGAAAGCGCGTCTACACGTCGCTGCACCAGACGCACCTGCCGAAACTCGACGACGTGGGCGTCGTGGTGTACGACCGCGACCGCGGCACCATCTCGCTGACGCCGCTGTCGACCCAACTCGACTCCTTCCTCGCCGACGCCGACGAAGCACCCCGTTCGACACCGTGGCCGGCGTACTATCTGGGTCTGTCGACGCTGTCGATACTCCTCGTGGCCCTCGCGTGGACCCGGCTCTTCCCCTTCTCGCTGCTGCCGGACCTCGGATACGGGCTCCTCATCGGACTCGGATTCGCTGCCTCCGCCGCGCTACACGTCTACGCGGAGCGACGCGCCGAGGCGCACGAGACGCCGCGGAGCCTCGCCCTCCTGACCGACCTCCAGCGACGGGACGGCGACTGA
- a CDS encoding YeaH/YhbH family protein has protein sequence MGLREDIERFREVGEDRREDLEEFISYGDLGGSGPNSIKIPIKVVDLPKFEYDRLDQGGVGQGKGGTPDVGQPVGQPQPGDGDEEGDPGEEGGEHEYYQMDPEEFAQELDEELGLDLEPKGKQVVEEKEGDFTDITRTGPHSTLDFEHLFKEGLKRKLAMDFDDDFVREAMKVDGEDAQSVYQWCRERNILVSLPWIEDEWTRIPDDERGTWASFEEMEENVERSTTLQRIRRDGLRNIPFRRDDERYRHPEIIEEKEKNVVVVNIRDVSGSMREKKRELVERTFTPLDWYLTGKYDNAEFVYIAHDAEAWQVDREEFFGIRSGGGTRISSAYALAKEILDEQYPWAEWNRYVFAAGDSENSSNDTTENVVPLMREIDANLHAYVETQPGGTAINATHAEEVEKALEDQENVVVAHVSSPEDVIDAIYSILSTEAEKPRAQP, from the coding sequence ATGGGACTGAGAGAGGACATCGAGCGGTTCCGCGAGGTCGGCGAGGACCGCCGCGAGGACTTAGAGGAGTTCATCAGCTACGGCGACCTCGGCGGGTCCGGCCCCAACAGCATCAAGATACCCATCAAGGTCGTCGACCTCCCGAAGTTCGAGTACGACCGCCTCGACCAGGGCGGCGTCGGACAGGGCAAGGGCGGCACGCCCGACGTGGGCCAACCCGTCGGCCAACCGCAACCCGGCGACGGCGACGAGGAGGGCGACCCCGGCGAGGAGGGCGGCGAGCACGAGTACTACCAGATGGACCCCGAGGAGTTCGCCCAGGAACTCGACGAGGAACTCGGTCTCGACCTCGAACCGAAGGGAAAGCAGGTCGTAGAGGAGAAGGAGGGCGACTTCACGGACATCACTCGAACGGGGCCGCACAGCACCCTCGATTTCGAACACCTGTTCAAAGAGGGGTTGAAGCGGAAACTCGCGATGGACTTCGACGACGACTTCGTCCGCGAGGCGATGAAAGTCGACGGCGAGGACGCCCAGTCCGTCTACCAGTGGTGCCGCGAGCGGAACATTCTCGTGTCGCTGCCGTGGATCGAAGACGAGTGGACGAGAATTCCTGACGACGAACGGGGGACGTGGGCCTCCTTCGAGGAGATGGAGGAGAACGTCGAGCGGTCGACGACGCTCCAGCGTATCCGCCGAGATGGCCTGCGCAACATCCCGTTCCGTCGCGACGACGAGCGCTACCGCCACCCCGAGATAATCGAGGAGAAAGAGAAGAACGTCGTCGTGGTGAACATCCGCGACGTCTCGGGGTCGATGCGCGAGAAGAAGCGCGAACTGGTCGAGCGGACGTTCACGCCGCTGGATTGGTACCTCACGGGCAAGTACGACAACGCCGAGTTCGTCTACATCGCCCACGACGCCGAGGCCTGGCAGGTCGACCGCGAGGAGTTCTTCGGCATCCGGTCGGGCGGCGGCACCCGCATCTCGTCGGCGTACGCCCTCGCCAAGGAGATTCTCGACGAGCAGTACCCGTGGGCGGAGTGGAACCGCTACGTGTTCGCCGCGGGCGACTCGGAGAACTCCTCGAACGACACGACGGAGAACGTCGTCCCCCTGATGAGAGAGATAGACGCGAACCTCCACGCCTACGTGGAGACCCAACCGGGGGGCACCGCCATCAACGCCACGCACGCCGAAGAGGTGGAGAAGGCCTTGGAGGACCAGGAGAACGTCGTCGTCGCGCACGTCTCCTCGCCAGAGGACGTGATAGACGCCATCTACTCCATCCTCAGTACCGAGGCGGAGAAACCGCGAGCACAACCATGA
- a CDS encoding 3-hydroxyacyl-CoA dehydrogenase/enoyl-CoA hydratase family protein → MELDDINTITVLGAGNMGHGIAEVAALAGYEVHLRDINEEFVENGYDQIEWSLDKLAEKEQITEADAEDALGRVETYVDLAESVADADVVIEAVPERMDIKKDVYTELEAAAPEETVFATNTSSLSVTELAEVTERPERFCGMHFFNPPVRMQLVEVISGADTSAETMDLITDLAESMDKTPVRVMKDSPGFVANRILVPLMNEAAWIVESGDATVSEVDSTTKYGIGLPMGSFELADQVGIDVGYHVLEYMHEVLGDAYEPCPLLEEKVEAENLGKKTGKGFYDYEDGEGAQVPTDEVRDDVARRLTAVMANEVAGLLGNEVATVSDIDRALKLGGGFPDGPAKIADDAGLATLVETLDDLHEETGEERYEAVDYLRELAESGENFHGSADDGDADPYDFENVSVEVREGVGHLELDRPHRLNTISDDLIADLSAAVDALAADEDVRTILLTGAGDRAFSAGADIQSAAGSAGDPNVGAELSRRGQRTFGKLEDCDKPVVAAIDGYCLGGGMELSMCADLRVASKRSEFGQPEHDLGLLPGWGGSVRLQRIVGTGRAKEIIFTADRYDAETMADYGFVNEVYENDEFDENAFEYAKRFAQGPPIAQKYTKRAMHSGWEDTDAGLEVESQSFGLLFATDDLMEGMTAFMGDRDPEFEGK, encoded by the coding sequence ATGGAGTTAGACGATATCAACACTATCACGGTTCTCGGTGCCGGTAACATGGGCCACGGTATCGCCGAGGTGGCGGCGCTGGCCGGCTACGAAGTGCACCTGCGCGACATCAACGAGGAGTTCGTGGAGAACGGCTACGACCAGATAGAGTGGTCGCTCGACAAACTCGCCGAGAAAGAGCAGATAACCGAGGCCGACGCCGAGGATGCCCTCGGACGGGTGGAGACGTACGTCGACCTCGCGGAGTCCGTCGCGGACGCCGACGTGGTGATAGAGGCCGTCCCCGAGCGGATGGACATCAAGAAGGACGTCTACACTGAGTTGGAGGCGGCCGCTCCCGAGGAGACGGTGTTCGCCACGAACACCTCCAGCCTCTCGGTCACCGAACTCGCCGAGGTGACGGAGCGCCCCGAGCGGTTCTGCGGGATGCACTTTTTCAACCCGCCCGTTCGGATGCAACTCGTCGAGGTCATCTCCGGGGCGGACACCTCCGCGGAGACGATGGACCTGATAACCGACCTCGCCGAGTCGATGGACAAAACGCCCGTGCGCGTCATGAAGGACAGTCCCGGCTTCGTCGCCAACCGCATCCTAGTGCCCCTGATGAACGAGGCGGCGTGGATAGTGGAGTCTGGCGACGCCACCGTCTCGGAGGTCGACTCCACGACGAAGTACGGAATCGGCCTGCCGATGGGGAGCTTCGAACTCGCCGACCAGGTCGGTATCGACGTCGGCTACCATGTTCTCGAATACATGCACGAGGTGCTCGGCGACGCCTACGAACCCTGCCCGCTCCTCGAAGAGAAAGTTGAGGCGGAGAACCTCGGGAAGAAGACCGGGAAGGGGTTCTACGACTACGAGGACGGAGAAGGCGCGCAGGTCCCCACCGACGAGGTCCGCGACGACGTCGCCCGCCGCCTGACGGCCGTGATGGCGAACGAGGTGGCCGGCCTCCTCGGGAACGAAGTGGCCACCGTCTCCGATATCGACCGCGCGCTGAAACTCGGCGGCGGTTTCCCCGACGGCCCGGCGAAGATAGCCGACGACGCGGGTCTGGCGACGCTGGTCGAGACGCTTGACGACCTGCACGAGGAGACGGGCGAAGAGCGCTACGAGGCGGTCGACTACCTGCGCGAACTGGCCGAATCGGGCGAGAACTTCCACGGGAGCGCCGACGACGGCGACGCCGACCCCTACGACTTCGAGAACGTTTCCGTCGAGGTGCGCGAGGGCGTTGGTCACCTCGAACTGGACCGCCCCCACCGACTGAACACCATCAGCGACGACCTCATCGCCGACCTCTCGGCGGCCGTCGACGCTCTCGCCGCGGACGAGGACGTCCGCACCATCCTCCTCACGGGGGCGGGCGACCGCGCGTTCTCCGCCGGCGCCGACATCCAGAGCGCCGCCGGAAGCGCCGGCGACCCAAACGTCGGGGCCGAACTCTCCCGGCGGGGTCAGCGCACCTTCGGCAAACTCGAAGACTGCGACAAGCCCGTCGTCGCCGCCATCGACGGCTACTGCCTCGGCGGCGGGATGGAACTGAGCATGTGCGCGGACCTCCGCGTCGCCTCGAAGCGCTCGGAGTTCGGTCAACCCGAACACGACCTCGGTCTCCTGCCCGGGTGGGGCGGCAGCGTCCGCCTCCAGCGCATCGTCGGCACCGGTCGCGCGAAGGAGATCATCTTCACCGCCGACCGCTACGACGCGGAGACGATGGCCGACTACGGCTTCGTGAACGAGGTGTACGAGAACGACGAGTTCGACGAGAACGCGTTCGAGTACGCCAAGCGCTTCGCGCAGGGACCGCCCATCGCGCAGAAGTACACCAAGCGCGCGATGCACAGCGGTTGGGAGGACACCGACGCCGGCCTCGAAGTCGAATCGCAGTCGTTCGGCCTCCTCTTCGCGACCGACGACCTGATGGAGGGAATGACGGCGTTCATGGGCGACCGCGACCCCGAGTTCGAGGGCAAGTAA
- a CDS encoding SpoVR family protein yields MRRFRHIAQKAAEQLEEPVREAGNLARKLGLDPYPVNYWVVDYEDMNQLIAYGGFQRRYPHWRWGMSYDRQQKQDQFGMGKAFEIVNNDNPSHAFLQESNSLADQKAVITHVEAHADFFANNEWFGMFSGESDLDAAAMLERHAETIQGYMDDPEIDREDVERFIDAVLCLEDNIDQHRTITDAAGGRERVQPEDLRTRLDDMDISEDVRRQVFKEEWLDELAEAEAEAARLDAPRRDVLAYLREHGTYYDEEEGKAVEMEEWQKDVLDVLRTESYYFAAQKMTKVMNEGWAAYWESLMMGEERFAGTDEFLTYADHQARVLGSPGLNPYKLGKELWEYIENTTNRREVADKLLRVKGVSWRNFHDAIDFEEVQELLAPDPAIDGVRSDTLDLLAELDEDDPRVDWETLDRALSGEDVDVDAYPWKVLTYEGLAERHFSLVKPQNRGFLRRVRRSELERLSRYMFDDEVYDTVAEAVADVDYSVGWDRMREIRESHNDVTFLDAFLTQEFVTDNHYFTYEFTQSTGEYRVASVDYEDVKKKLLLQFTNFGKPTIVVFDGNFENRGELLLAHQYNGIMLDVNQARGVLERIYDLWGRPVNIATIVKEYDDHDVEVARRRNREPTPVEVGKRIRYDGEEFETFDLESDIEERIQATDVDYDTKPEEWLS; encoded by the coding sequence ATGAGACGATTCAGACACATCGCACAGAAGGCGGCCGAGCAACTGGAGGAACCCGTCCGCGAGGCGGGTAACCTCGCCCGCAAACTCGGCCTCGACCCGTACCCGGTGAACTACTGGGTGGTCGACTACGAGGACATGAACCAACTCATCGCCTACGGCGGGTTCCAGCGTCGGTACCCGCACTGGCGGTGGGGGATGTCGTACGACCGCCAGCAGAAGCAGGACCAGTTCGGCATGGGCAAGGCGTTCGAAATCGTCAACAACGACAACCCCTCGCACGCGTTCCTCCAAGAGTCGAACTCCCTGGCCGACCAGAAGGCGGTCATCACGCACGTCGAGGCGCACGCCGACTTCTTCGCCAACAACGAGTGGTTCGGGATGTTCTCCGGCGAGTCGGATTTGGACGCGGCGGCGATGCTCGAACGGCACGCCGAGACCATCCAGGGCTACATGGACGACCCGGAGATAGACAGAGAGGACGTCGAGCGGTTCATCGACGCCGTCCTCTGTCTCGAGGACAACATCGACCAACACCGCACCATCACGGACGCGGCCGGCGGGCGCGAACGGGTCCAACCCGAGGACCTGCGCACGCGGTTGGACGACATGGACATCTCCGAGGACGTGCGCCGACAGGTGTTCAAAGAGGAGTGGTTGGACGAACTCGCGGAGGCGGAGGCCGAAGCGGCCAGACTCGACGCGCCGCGACGGGACGTCTTGGCGTACCTGCGCGAGCACGGCACCTACTACGACGAGGAGGAGGGCAAGGCCGTCGAGATGGAGGAGTGGCAGAAGGACGTCCTCGACGTGCTCCGAACCGAGTCGTACTACTTCGCCGCCCAGAAGATGACGAAGGTGATGAACGAGGGTTGGGCCGCCTACTGGGAGTCGCTCATGATGGGCGAGGAGCGCTTCGCCGGCACCGACGAGTTCCTCACCTACGCCGACCACCAGGCGCGCGTTCTCGGCTCTCCCGGCCTCAACCCGTACAAACTCGGCAAAGAGCTGTGGGAGTACATCGAGAACACGACGAACCGGCGGGAGGTGGCCGACAAACTCCTGCGCGTGAAGGGCGTCTCCTGGCGCAACTTCCACGACGCCATCGACTTCGAGGAGGTACAGGAACTGCTCGCTCCGGACCCGGCCATCGACGGCGTCCGCTCGGACACCTTGGACCTCCTCGCCGAACTGGACGAGGACGACCCGCGCGTCGACTGGGAGACGCTGGACCGGGCGCTGTCGGGCGAGGACGTCGACGTCGACGCCTACCCGTGGAAGGTACTCACCTACGAGGGCCTCGCGGAGCGACACTTCTCGCTCGTGAAGCCGCAGAACCGCGGGTTCCTCCGGCGGGTGCGCCGGTCGGAACTCGAACGCCTCTCGCGGTACATGTTCGACGACGAGGTGTACGACACCGTCGCGGAGGCCGTCGCCGACGTGGACTACTCGGTCGGGTGGGACCGCATGCGCGAGATACGCGAGAGCCACAACGACGTGACGTTCCTCGACGCGTTCCTCACCCAGGAGTTCGTCACTGACAACCACTACTTCACCTACGAGTTCACGCAGTCGACCGGCGAGTACCGCGTTGCCTCCGTGGATTACGAGGACGTGAAGAAGAAACTGCTCTTGCAGTTCACGAACTTCGGTAAGCCGACCATCGTCGTCTTCGACGGCAACTTCGAGAACCGCGGCGAACTGCTGTTGGCCCACCAGTACAACGGCATCATGCTCGACGTGAATCAGGCGCGGGGCGTTCTCGAACGTATCTACGACCTCTGGGGACGCCCGGTGAACATCGCGACCATCGTCAAGGAGTACGACGACCACGACGTGGAGGTGGCTCGCCGCCGCAACCGCGAACCGACGCCCGTCGAAGTCGGGAAACGAATCCGCTACGACGGCGAGGAGTTCGAGACGTTCGACCTGGAGAGCGACATCGAAGAGCGCATCCAAGCCACCGACGTCGACTACGACACGAAGCCCGAGGAGTGGCTCTCATAA